cctcctcctgctgctctcgGGGGCCCTGGCCCTGACCGAGACCTGGGCCGGTGAGTGCGGTGTCGGGAGGGAAATGGCCTCTGCGGGGAGGAGCGAGGGGACCGCAGGCGGGGGCGCAGGACCCGGGGAGCCGCGCGGGGAGGAGGGTCGGGCGGGTCTCAGCCTCTCCTCGCCCCCAGGCTCGCATTCGATAAGATATTTCCACACCGCCGTGTCCCAGCCCGGCCGCGGGGAGCCCCGCTTCATCGCCGTGGGCTACGTGGACGACACGCAGTTCGTGCGGTTCGACAGCGACGCCGAGAGTCCGAGGATGGAGCCGCGGGCGCCGTGGATGGAGCAGGAGGGGCCGGAGTATTGGGAAGAGGAGACACGGAACGCCGAGGCCAACGCACAGACTGACCGAGAGAACCTGCGGACCCTGCTCCGCTACTACAACCAGAGCGAGGGGGGTGAGTGGCCCCGGCCCGGGGCGCAGGTCACGACCCCTCCCCATCCTCCACGGACGATCTGGGTCTCCCCGAGTTTCCGGGTCCGAGATCCGCCCCGAGGCCGCGGGTCCCGCCCAGACCCTCGACCGGGGAGAGCCCCAGGCGCCTTTACCCGGCTTCATTTTCAGTTGAGGCCAAAGTCCCCGTGGGTTGGTCGGGGCGGGGCGGGGTCGGGGGACTGTACTGACcgcgggggcggggccagggcCTCACACCATCCAGTGGATGGCTGGCTGCGACCTGGGACCCGACGGGCGCCTCCTCCGCGGGTACCAGCAGGACGCCTATGACGGCAAGGATTACATCGCCCTGAAGGAGGACCTGCGCTCCTGGACCGCCGCGGACATGGCGGCTCAGATCACCCAGCGGAAGTGGGAGGCGGAAGGTTGGGCGGAGCGGTTCAGAGCCTACCTGGAGGGCCGGTGCGTGGAGTCGCTTCGCAGATACCTGGAGAACGGGAAGGAGACGCTGCAGCGCGCGGGTACCAGGGGCACTGGGGAGCCTTCCCTGTCTCCTATAGATCTCCCGGGATGGCCTCCCATGAGGAGGGGAGGAAAATGGGATCAGCGCTAGAATGTCCCCTCCCTTGAATGGAGAATGGCGTGAGTTTCCCTGATTTCCTCTGAGGGCCCCCTCTGCTCTCTAGGACCATTAAGGGATGACGTGTCTG
This portion of the Theropithecus gelada isolate Dixy unplaced genomic scaffold, Tgel_1.0 HiC_scaffold_6462, whole genome shotgun sequence genome encodes:
- the LOC112617929 gene encoding class I histocompatibility antigen, Gogo-B*0103 alpha chain-like, yielding MRVMAPRTLLLLLSGALALTETWAGECGVGREMASAGRSEGTAGGGAGPGEPRGEEGRAGLSLSSPPGSHSIRYFHTAVSQPGRGEPRFIAVGYVDDTQFVRFDSDAESPRMEPRAPWMEQEGPEYWEEETRNAEANAQTDRENLRTLLRYYNQSEGGPHTIQWMAGCDLGPDGRLLRGYQQDAYDGKDYIALKEDLRSWTAADMAAQITQRKWEAEGWAERFRAYLEGRCVESLRRYLENGKETLQRAGTRGTGEPSLSPIDLPGWPPMRRGGKWDQR